A segment of the Mercurialis annua linkage group LG4, ddMerAnnu1.2, whole genome shotgun sequence genome:
CTTTTTGCAATCCAGCTTGTGTCAAATAGTCACGCATCTTGATTTTCCATAAGACAAAACTTTTAGTGCGATCAAACttctcaatttcaaattttgtcaTAGCCATATCAAAAACTTTCTCAAATAAATCACAAATCAGAACTGTcgctctgataccacttgttGTGAGATTAGTCGTAGCggaataatagaaaataaattaagaaatcaaacttatgacaaaatatagaatcgaactaaaaacaaacacaagatttacgtggttcgtcAATGACAACTCCTCGGGCAAAGGAACGAGTTTTATTCACTAATAGATGAAGAATACAAAAGAACGGTAGAGATTTTTCTAATTCCCAAACCTAACAATAAACCAAATAATGCTTGGTTGTACTAATCTGCCTCACACTCTTAAATTCTACACGTCATAGCTTGTCTATTTGTAGAGTTCTAAATAGGTCAAAGGAATAAGAAGTTCAATTCCAAAAAAGGATTTAGACTTCCTTTTCCTACACAGACCCAATAATGACATAATCAACATCCAACACATATTAGGATAAATTAATgtcctaaactaattagaattctagAAATAATCCTAACACTAGGTACGAATTAATCAGGAAACCTAAGGTTCAAGAGGGATTTATTCGTATGTCGCAACAAATCCGGGAACATAGAGGTTCAAGAGGGACTAGTGTCAAATTAACAGTATTAGTTTGGAGATTAAGGAATCCAcatataattatatccaatatACTCCTAAGTTATGCTTAATccaaaaattaagataaaaaggCTGAGTTTTGATATTTGGTTTGTTGGTAAATGATGtgtactttattaataaaatgaCTCAACTATTTATAAAGACAAAACCTTCTAAAATAGAAAATCTTATTCTAATTGGACTAAAACTCCTAAATACTGATAAATCTATACTACATATAAAAGAACAGATTGGGGGGGTGGGGGGGCAGGCACATTTATATTAATGtccttttcacttataaaatttaattattaattaaaaactattaagataatcattaaaattagagtactaactaaaataaactacaatGTTAAGATAAGTCAGAGTAGTAaacaaaataaactactatattggttattaattaaaataaactattttgactatttaatgattactattctaaatatttttgaattataagGAATTCTAAATAAAGTAAACTAATTAAATGaactactattttattttttattttttattttctattaaatttatctataattataaaatttgagtaccaattaattttttttaaacaattaaaatagtcTTCTAACGTttttaataagataaactatttcaaattaactattattttaaattttatttgataatttgacgagtcacactacgagccacgtatGAAACACATAAAGCGACAATAGTAcaaataaatagataaataatGGCTTTTGGATTAAAAAATCTGAGTCAACCTATTTGAGCTCTTTTTAGGCCAGTGTAAACTGAcgtgaataaaaaaatttaagatctATTTATATCTATCTAAATTAAACGTCAAATCGACTGAAATTTGAATTGTTCATCACACATGAATGCAACAATATGTAAAATGACAAATAGtcaaaaaaggccaaacgtttatcaaaatTTTCACTTATGTTCAAATCCAAAATATGGGTTTTTGTTTCACAAATGTCCAGATGTTTCAAAGTGTCCATATCGTCTCGAAATAcaaatttttgtttcaaaaatttCCATCCACTTAATGGCACACGCTATGGAGTTCATCTCTCAAATGAAAAAATGGACATTTTGAAACAGAAACTCATATTTCAGGACGATATAGACACTTTTGTTTGgacctttttgaacaaaaacCCATATTTCAAGACGATACACAcatttttgaaaggtttggatataattgaaagtttatgtaaatgtttgtcattttttaatcatttggcctTGTAAAATAAGGTTTTTTGAATGGTaatgttgtaatttttttaaaatagattactTATGTTTGcttgagaaattcttatgtaaactcagtctaccacgtcatccgtggaccaAGCCAACCatattataacacctcattaaaatgagggtattcttgtaatttcgtttgttatctgcatacacttttgaataataatattacaagaataccctcattttaatgaagtgttatgatatgattggcttggtccacggatgacgtggcagactgagtctacctaaaaatttctctattTGCTATTTGTTTAAAAGAAGGTTACTTGGGTTTTAAGAAATCATGTCTATGCAGAGAAGGTTGTGAGGGTCCACACATAGATCCATATAGTATGGAGCATATTTGTGGGAGGCCGTTAGGTATGTGTTTTAGCGAAACAAACGGTGATTTATACATAGCCGATGCTTACATGGGACTACTCAAAGTGGGGCCTGACGGAGGTTTAACTAGTACAATTGCGACACATGCTGATGGTATACCATTTCGCTTTATCAATAGTTTGGATATTGATCCTACAACATCAGCTGTATATTTTACTGATAGCAGTTCAACGTACCAAAGAAGGTACTCACACCCTATCAAACCTTTTATTTATAGTTTCCGCTTggccaaatgactaaaaaatatcaaactttttataaaagtttcacaaaagtccaaatcttttaattttatctaatttgtcTTGAAATGCagaatttcgtttcaattatgtcaaactacgtgattttttttatgtgacGCTGATGTATGGCATTGCCACATTAGCTCCACGTGGGCGCCATATCAACAAAATAGTATAGTTGGATATTATTAAAACGAAAACATGTGTTTCAGGACGATACAGATAAATTTGCAAGGTTTGTACTTTTATGAAATTCTTATGAAAGGTTGaccatttttagttatttggcctttttctttttactcaaaaataataataccattaaaataaataactttaatacaatatttgaagaataaaaaattatacataaaataaatgGCCTTAATAAATAATCGAACAACGTGATTCGctgatttattataaatattaggcCAACATTCTTCAATCAAGAATATAAAACTTGTAATCTTCAACTAATAAATTGAGAATAGAGTTATCTTTAATTCTATTGtgtttacaattttatttgtttagtaTTCAATCAGTATGTTTAAAgagcttttaaaatttaatacctTGCTTTAAAATAAATAGGTCTAATAAtccaaaaaggtcaaacgtttagcAATCCTTTTTTATGTcgaaatatttaaatcatctcgataatatccaaaaatatgttTTAACGTTTCAAAAATGTCCAACCCTCAAATGGAGCGTTCTTGTGCTTTTGTGTCTGGCGTGCCACTTCGATAAAACTAAATCTTATAATGTCCAAACGTTTAGTAAAAGTCTACATAATGTCCAAACATTTAGCAGAAGTCCCCATAATTTCCAATTGTTTATAGTATTTCAATAAtgttcaaaaatatattatggCGTGCCACGACCGCCATCTAAGCgataaattgtcaattttgggggttgaacatttttaaaacgttgaaattttataattatattaatttattatagagTTTTCTTACAATAATCTTGTATACTATTTGTTTATGTTTAAGatgaaatctatttttttattttttatattgtataatgtgagataaattttaattttatttttatataacatAATTGTCTGCCATATAACCCTCAATTTAAACCCATTGTGATTCCATAATCCTTGTTAacctaaaatgaaaaataacctGAGTAAAATAACTATTCAtgaagttaaaaatttaaatcatcaaTCATATATAAATGCCGAGAATATGATTAAATTGAAGGTTGAATTCACAAATTACCAAATTGACAAATCAGAACTACTCTAGAAAATTAACTGATAAACTTAACTTTTGCAGGAAATATGTGTATGCAATATTGAGTGGGGATAAAACAGGAAGGCTAATGAGATATGACCCTTCAGACAGAAAAGTGAAAGTACTTTTAAACAACCTTTCATTTCCAAATGGAGTGGAATTAAGTAAAAATGGAAATTTCATATTACTAGCAGAGACTGGAACTTGCAAAATTCTAAAATATTGGATAAAAACATCAAAAGCTGGAACCCTAGAAGATTTTGCACAATTACCAGGGTTTcctgataacataaaaagaagCCCTAGAGGAGGATATTGGGTTGCTATTAACTCCAAAAAAGAGAGACTTTTACAATGGGTTCTTGCATATCCATGGATAGGAAATTTCTTGACTAAACTCCCTTTTGATCTAAACAAAGTTTATAAATTTCTAACCACATATAGAGGAACTGGCATGGCAATTAGGTTGGGTGAAGATGGTGAGATATTACAAGTTTTTgaagatttaaataaatttaagtcTTTAAGTGAGGTTTTAGAGAAAGATGGGAAATTATGGATAGGGTCTattagtttttcttttattggtTTGTATGGAATttgaatgtttattttttttgttgtttctttTGAAATTAAGAATCAATATAAATGAAGATGTTATTTTATGACTTTGAATCAAGATCACCATCGGTGGTggaattaagatttttttttcattatttttgcaatttgaaaaaatatataattttattaagtcaaaaattcaaaaagataatttggtcaaaaattaaaaaagtctGCTAAGTTAAATATGAAAgaataatttttagaaaatatatgacgccaaaaaatatataatcttGATAGGTTAAAAATCTgaacagttttaaaaaaattaaaatagtctcCTAAGTTTGACCTAAATGAGTTtaagagaaataaaataaaatattaactagataatttctctaattttaataatctaaATCGTCAATGCATAACTATAGAAAAAACCAGAAAGTAGTCAGAGCTATAAAATTACATacatacatgcatacatataggatAAAACATATTGCATTTTTCTTTTACTCTCATCTATATAGAGACAGCACACAATCGATCACGCCAGTAGTAGGTAGCATCAGCCAGCTGAATAACCTCAGACACCAGTATCTAAAAACCAGAAGAGGATGCTTAGTCTAAGGGAAAAAATAGATCctcaaaacaaaaataagcAGAAGAAGACACTCACGTGAGTAGAGTCAGCAAGCGTGAACGAATGCGTTACGTAGCAAAGAGGAACAACATCCAGTATGGGCCCACATGCATTATCGTAGTGAGTAAACCTCTCCGGCATCTGCCTTAAAGAACCGGAAAATATGTCAGTAGAACCAGCTCGCCCACTAGTAGGGACTCGGCTAGGAGACACAGGAATGTCTACCCTAGCACAGACAGCAAGAGTCCCGCGTCTAGCTCCTCCGTAGAGAACACCAGAAAGAAAACTCAAGCAGATATAGAAATTTGGAAAAAGAAGCCAGAAAAGTAAAACATACATGTGACCCTGTAGCCACCCGCCGAGCCTGACCACAGGAAATGACAAGCGCCTCAACCAAAGGCAGCCTCCTCAAAAGACGCTGCCTCACGAAGTTGTCCAAATAACTCAAGTGAGGGGCAGATAACAGATATGTAACGGGATAACCCCTCAGATCCGGTTGAAGAGCAGGTGATACGACGTCCCTGCCACGCAGTATCGACAAAGGAGTTCCTCTAGGGACCATACTTGCACATGGGCTTGCCCAACAGTGGAGCACACGCTCCCCCAAAAACTAAGACTGATAACTCGGGCCATGCATCAGATAACACAGACTCGGCATGTCTGTAGCTCCTTGAACCCACTGAGGCCAACCATCTCCAGGAGGAGTGTTCCATGTCGTGTCCACCTGCAACCAGTAACACAGGTTAACGTCATAGTCCAAATACAgaataattcaaaaatagagTTTGGTACTCAAATCTATCGATGCCAGCTCGCTCAACCGGCCTCTACACTCAGCTCCCTAACTCTACGTTAGAGTACGTGAAAAATCCCAAAACCTAAACAGAGGGATCCCTAATCCCGGAAGAGGGTCAAAACCAGTCAAGATGCCCATCTAGATGGCCCACATCAAAAACAGAAAACTCGATAagataaaaaagaataaaaaatgtaatataAAGAAAATAGGGATCAGAAAAAGAACTCACATTTACAACGGGCCACATCCCAGTAAGACGGGATCCCACACGAACCACTCGATCGATGCTAGTGTACAGATAAGCTAAAGCAGCAGACCCCCAGTCGTAAGTCGCTACTTGATCTAAGTCCTCTAAGGTCGGTATAACATAAAGAGGTAGATTCGCACCTGAGCTACAGAACAATGTGGTCCCCAACAAATAGCAGATGAAAGCACGGGCGATCAGATCAACCTCGTCACTAGTCTTGGGAATGCAACCCTGGTAATGATCAAGTAACCCACTATGTCGGAGACTACGACCCTTCATCTCCGGCTCAAAACCCAGTATCTCCAAGATGTACGCATCCCTATGATCATAACCGATAACAAAAGGCACAGGCGGACCTCCAAAGGATATCCCTGTGATAAGCAAAAATTATAAAGGAGTCACTGTCAACTACCCAACCGGGAAGTGAAAACGTAAGGGTGGTGTCCATACACCTCTCAATTAGTGCATGTAG
Coding sequences within it:
- the LOC126676329 gene encoding protein STRICTOSIDINE SYNTHASE-LIKE 2-like — protein: MTYSKLHVCGAILALTISLLIAFKISNYNYQPSNTIDYGVLPLPGTAIGPESFAFDNLGRGPYTGVGDGRIIRWEEDEQRWVDFAVTSPHREGCEGPHIDPYSMEHICGRPLGMCFSETNGDLYIADAYMGLLKVGPDGGLTSTIATHADGIPFRFINSLDIDPTTSAVYFTDSSSTYQRRKYVYAILSGDKTGRLMRYDPSDRKVKVLLNNLSFPNGVELSKNGNFILLAETGTCKILKYWIKTSKAGTLEDFAQLPGFPDNIKRSPRGGYWVAINSKKERLLQWVLAYPWIGNFLTKLPFDLNKVYKFLTTYRGTGMAIRLGEDGEILQVFEDLNKFKSLSEVLEKDGKLWIGSISFSFIGLYGI